One genomic region from Chthonomonas calidirosea T49 encodes:
- the hemB gene encoding porphobilinogen synthase — MDRLIERPRRLRRTEALRQLVRETWVQPSDLLFPMFVTEESESREIPSMPGIWRYTVDDVCRKVEEVVRVGLKAVMLFGIPLQKDEVGSQAYQPTGVVPRAIGALRKNFGDSLLIVPDVCLCEYTSHGHCGVVKEGEVQNDATLELLARAAVCYAEAGADIVAPSDMMDGRVAAIREALDANGFTQVGIMAYSAKYASGFYGPFREAAGSAPQFGDRRSYQMDPPNLREAMREIALDIREGADIVMVKPGLAYLDVLHVARERFDVPLAVYNVSGEYSLVKAAAMNGWIEEERIVEEILTAFKRAGADIILTYHALDYARRWHKIHGETKL; from the coding sequence ATGGATAGACTGATCGAGCGTCCACGTCGGCTACGACGCACGGAGGCCTTGCGACAGCTTGTGCGGGAAACGTGGGTACAGCCAAGCGACCTTCTCTTCCCGATGTTTGTTACAGAGGAGTCGGAGAGCCGAGAAATACCTTCGATGCCTGGCATTTGGCGGTACACCGTAGACGACGTTTGTCGAAAAGTCGAAGAAGTAGTTCGTGTAGGTCTTAAAGCTGTGATGCTATTTGGCATTCCTTTGCAGAAGGATGAGGTAGGAAGCCAAGCTTATCAGCCGACAGGTGTTGTACCGCGTGCCATTGGTGCTTTGCGCAAAAATTTTGGCGATTCTCTTCTTATTGTGCCCGACGTATGCCTTTGTGAGTATACGTCGCATGGACATTGTGGGGTGGTTAAAGAGGGTGAAGTGCAAAACGACGCCACACTGGAGTTGTTAGCGCGTGCAGCCGTATGCTATGCGGAAGCCGGTGCGGATATCGTTGCCCCCTCAGATATGATGGATGGTCGTGTGGCTGCGATTCGTGAGGCGCTTGATGCGAACGGTTTTACGCAGGTAGGGATCATGGCCTATAGCGCGAAGTATGCAAGTGGATTCTATGGTCCCTTTCGTGAGGCTGCAGGAAGCGCTCCACAGTTTGGAGATCGACGCAGCTATCAGATGGACCCACCCAACCTTCGCGAGGCAATGCGGGAGATAGCGCTGGATATTCGAGAAGGCGCCGATATCGTGATGGTGAAGCCTGGGCTGGCCTATCTTGATGTGCTGCATGTCGCACGCGAGCGTTTCGATGTGCCTCTGGCCGTCTACAATGTTTCAGGAGAGTATAGCCTTGTGAAAGCGGCGGCGATGAACGGTTGGATAGAGGAGGAGCGCATTGTAGAGGAGATTCTAACGGCTTTCAAACGCGCCGGGGCCGACATCATCTTGACCTATCATGCGCTGGATTATGCCCGACGCTGGCACAAAATACATGGTGAAACCAAGTTGTAG
- the cobA gene encoding uroporphyrinogen-III C-methyltransferase encodes MLEAEENQGVVYLIGAGPGDPGLLTLRGRELLMQADIVVYDRLVHPAVLDYARPEALRIYVGKASARHTLTQEEINALLIRHAQEGKRVARLKGGDPFVFGRGGEEAEACRAAGVPYIVVPGITSAIAAPAYAGIPVTHRDAASSFCVITGHERDDGKESGRRTTGSAEGRRDWARLAHAADTLIFLMGVEALPEIVARLQEHGRDPQTPVALVQWGTWPQQRVVSGTLADIVDRIREAGLGPPAVCVVGEVVRLRERLRWFDDPQRQPLFGKRILVTRAREQASSLVELLRIRGAEVLEYPTIRIERLKDTNELDKALQSLNGYAWIVITSVNTVPVIAERLEALQLDARAFSMTKVAAIGPATANALREKLGIRADFVPTEAVAEALIDQWPDSEMRGKRVLLPRAREAREVLPERLRAMGAIVDVIPVYETVAVKLAEAVVENLMTGSIDAITFTASSTVKNLMQALSRGADDLEVRARLRSVCLAAIGPVTGQTLKEYGFEPTIVAEEHTIAGLVKALESYFAQRD; translated from the coding sequence GTGTTAGAGGCAGAAGAGAACCAAGGAGTTGTTTATCTGATTGGGGCAGGGCCTGGAGACCCTGGTTTATTGACGCTGCGCGGACGAGAGCTATTGATGCAGGCGGATATAGTAGTTTACGACAGATTAGTACATCCGGCTGTGTTGGATTATGCGCGGCCGGAAGCGTTGCGAATCTATGTGGGGAAGGCCAGTGCAAGGCATACCCTAACTCAGGAAGAGATTAACGCGTTGCTGATTCGTCATGCCCAGGAAGGCAAGCGAGTGGCTCGTTTGAAGGGGGGCGATCCTTTTGTCTTTGGGCGCGGTGGAGAGGAGGCGGAGGCTTGTCGAGCGGCAGGAGTTCCGTATATTGTGGTACCTGGAATCACTTCGGCCATTGCGGCGCCTGCCTATGCCGGAATTCCTGTAACGCATCGGGATGCTGCCTCCTCTTTCTGTGTGATCACTGGCCATGAAAGGGATGACGGTAAGGAATCAGGCCGACGCACGACAGGTTCTGCTGAAGGACGTAGGGACTGGGCGCGTCTGGCGCATGCCGCGGACACTCTTATTTTTTTAATGGGGGTCGAGGCGCTACCCGAGATCGTGGCGCGCTTGCAGGAGCATGGACGAGACCCACAGACTCCTGTTGCGCTGGTACAATGGGGAACTTGGCCCCAGCAAAGAGTAGTGAGCGGAACGCTAGCAGACATTGTGGATCGCATCCGTGAAGCGGGCTTAGGACCTCCGGCCGTTTGTGTGGTGGGTGAGGTGGTGCGTCTACGCGAGCGACTGCGGTGGTTTGACGATCCGCAGCGACAACCTCTTTTCGGTAAGCGGATCTTGGTTACCAGAGCACGGGAACAGGCAAGTAGCCTTGTGGAGCTGTTGAGGATACGCGGCGCCGAGGTGTTGGAATATCCTACTATTCGTATCGAAAGATTAAAGGATACGAACGAACTGGATAAGGCCCTGCAGAGCTTAAACGGCTATGCCTGGATAGTTATCACCAGCGTGAACACGGTTCCGGTGATCGCCGAGCGCCTTGAGGCGTTGCAGCTAGATGCACGTGCTTTCTCGATGACTAAAGTCGCTGCGATCGGGCCGGCGACGGCGAACGCTTTACGTGAGAAGTTGGGAATACGTGCCGATTTCGTGCCCACGGAAGCGGTGGCTGAGGCGCTGATAGACCAGTGGCCCGATTCGGAGATGAGAGGCAAGAGAGTGTTGTTGCCACGGGCACGAGAGGCGCGAGAGGTACTGCCAGAGCGGCTGCGTGCCATGGGAGCTATTGTGGATGTTATTCCCGTCTATGAGACGGTAGCTGTGAAGCTAGCTGAGGCTGTTGTGGAGAATTTAATGACGGGGAGTATAGACGCTATAACCTTCACCGCCTCTTCAACCGTAAAGAATCTCATGCAGGCCCTCTCTAGAGGGGCGGATGACCTCGAAGTCAGAGCGCGTTTACGTTCGGTATGCCTGGCAGCGATCGGCCCAGTGACCGGACAGACGTTGAAAGAGTATGGCTTTGAACCGACAATAGTAGCTGAAGAGCACACAATAGCAGGGCTTGTGAAAGCTTTAGAGAGCTACTTTGCACAGAGGGACTAG
- a CDS encoding HDIG domain-containing metalloprotein, with translation MHDRQAAWQLVTEWTQSESLRKHMLAVEAAMRFYARKFGEDEELWGNTGLLHDFDYEKNPDPPDHPTVGMKVLAEQGWPPEMIEAIGGHAEYLNIPRNTLLAKTLYAVDELCGFILAVAYTRPSRTLAEVEVSSVLKKMRQSGFARNVSREDIVRGADELGIPLEEHIANCIEALQAIAPTLGL, from the coding sequence ATGCATGACCGACAGGCCGCTTGGCAACTTGTGACGGAATGGACGCAGAGCGAAAGCCTTCGCAAACATATGCTTGCTGTAGAAGCCGCCATGCGCTTTTATGCACGCAAATTCGGCGAGGATGAGGAACTTTGGGGCAATACCGGACTTCTGCACGATTTCGACTATGAAAAAAACCCTGATCCGCCCGATCATCCCACCGTCGGCATGAAAGTGCTTGCCGAACAGGGTTGGCCGCCGGAGATGATCGAGGCAATCGGGGGCCATGCGGAGTATCTGAACATTCCTCGTAACACCCTCCTAGCTAAAACGCTCTACGCCGTAGATGAGCTTTGCGGCTTCATTCTAGCCGTAGCCTACACTCGTCCCTCCCGCACTCTGGCCGAAGTCGAAGTGAGCTCCGTGCTCAAAAAGATGCGCCAGAGCGGCTTTGCCCGAAACGTCAGCCGAGAAGATATCGTGCGGGGAGCAGACGAACTTGGCATTCCCCTTGAGGAGCATATCGCCAACTGCATTGAGGCTCTTCAAGCTATCGCTCCCACCTTGGGACTGTGA
- a CDS encoding MGH1-like glycoside hydrolase domain-containing protein, producing MKRYGVVCFIVLLLIGGFGWEAEASVPSKPLAHRVFPTSRFSIDKILARPYDSTVPFGASGDRVWATSPQGWAFRDGVHLLYITNLDAFDLDIAADGQSYIVQKAAYAPSHVHMVGAVGQLLKAKASFTYIIDNAQNPLTPPFVPEKRWTCWSSGHRVDTYTVDLGGLRKLTSLDLYFYNDVPQGGGCAPPAQMEVLFYRHGQWIPWGHLLTDLKPDKNTLHFDPPQLAERVELVFHHRGTNWYTGLYGFDPHYAPDTKRQASRPVLHIEGDKWITQNDLLVAEIRVTNPSAAAHSVSIVMSSGLKSGPDRFQEERKIDGYPVWLEAVGFDGRREGIRFAEKIPAKKTQRFLFVCALATSPAGAHEKLEAELHALHPLAQQVAAYQGWFDNNIAYFACSDPLITKMYYHRWYLLKKNSMNPRMGHLMYRAFSEGRWTSDWYANVISYGAGHQMYEARWLRDPSYCWGHLLTFVSNPRPDGIYPSHVTLQGQQGGQYTDWITSCAWGLNKVHPNKALLERIAPMLERNVEGWQKVYGWGGSPLLVVDSHWWTGMEWQPAFFSFAHYETGGGAGTDPKYMTPLRRVDLTAYNYGNAVAVAKIDRLLGRNAQAERMEQLADSIRKAVIEKMWDSKDHWFVDLRASDDAPSSALEVIGLYPFAFDLPPAGKGYESVWETALNPNLFWTPWPIASTAKSCPAYSQDGWPVGPGGSGCMWNGPTWPHANSLVMRAMANTLRHYAPCALTRQKLYELFYSFTRAQYKNQNPLYPWTGEFYNGETGQWKTDQRDYFHSTWLDPLISDLIGLVPRADEVLEIDPLLPQGAWSWWVLDGQAYKGHDVTIAYDAEGGHIARDFRGFAVYLDGKQILHTAQPVHCLYDMQRHKLLSPP from the coding sequence TTGAAACGATATGGGGTTGTTTGCTTTATTGTACTGCTTCTGATTGGCGGTTTTGGGTGGGAAGCAGAAGCCAGCGTTCCGTCAAAGCCTTTAGCTCACCGCGTATTTCCTACCAGCCGTTTTTCGATCGATAAGATTTTAGCGCGGCCTTACGATAGCACGGTTCCCTTCGGAGCCTCTGGGGATCGTGTTTGGGCTACAAGCCCGCAAGGATGGGCGTTTCGTGATGGGGTTCATCTTCTCTACATCACCAACTTAGACGCTTTTGACCTCGATATAGCCGCCGACGGTCAATCGTACATCGTACAAAAGGCGGCTTACGCTCCGAGCCATGTGCATATGGTGGGAGCCGTTGGGCAGTTGCTGAAAGCAAAGGCCTCGTTCACTTATATTATTGACAATGCGCAGAATCCGTTAACCCCGCCCTTCGTGCCGGAAAAGCGATGGACTTGCTGGTCGAGTGGGCACCGGGTAGACACCTATACGGTAGATCTAGGAGGCTTACGAAAGCTTACAAGCTTAGACCTCTACTTTTACAACGACGTCCCGCAAGGTGGCGGGTGTGCGCCGCCCGCACAGATGGAGGTCTTATTCTATCGGCATGGGCAATGGATTCCATGGGGGCACCTGCTGACCGATCTGAAGCCGGATAAAAACACCCTGCATTTCGACCCACCCCAGCTTGCTGAAAGGGTGGAACTGGTGTTTCATCATCGGGGAACGAACTGGTACACGGGACTATATGGTTTTGATCCACACTATGCACCAGACACGAAGCGACAGGCGTCTCGCCCTGTATTGCATATCGAGGGGGATAAGTGGATCACTCAGAACGATCTGCTCGTTGCCGAAATTCGGGTGACAAACCCTTCAGCAGCAGCGCATTCTGTATCCATCGTGATGTCATCCGGCTTAAAATCGGGCCCAGATCGCTTCCAAGAGGAGCGAAAAATAGATGGCTATCCGGTATGGTTGGAGGCCGTTGGGTTCGATGGAAGGCGAGAGGGGATTCGTTTTGCGGAGAAAATCCCCGCTAAAAAAACTCAACGTTTTCTTTTTGTCTGTGCGCTTGCAACTTCGCCCGCTGGTGCGCATGAGAAGCTAGAGGCTGAATTACACGCCCTTCATCCTTTAGCACAGCAAGTGGCAGCGTATCAGGGATGGTTTGACAACAATATCGCCTACTTTGCTTGTAGCGACCCACTCATAACAAAAATGTATTACCATCGTTGGTACTTGCTGAAGAAGAACAGCATGAACCCGCGCATGGGACACCTGATGTATCGTGCCTTCTCGGAAGGACGTTGGACTTCCGATTGGTACGCCAATGTGATCTCTTACGGAGCTGGGCACCAGATGTATGAGGCGCGCTGGTTGCGTGACCCCTCCTACTGTTGGGGACATCTGTTGACCTTTGTAAGCAATCCACGGCCAGATGGCATCTACCCAAGCCATGTAACCTTACAAGGGCAGCAGGGAGGGCAATACACCGACTGGATCACCTCTTGTGCTTGGGGACTGAATAAGGTGCATCCGAATAAGGCGCTTCTGGAGCGGATCGCCCCCATGCTAGAGCGCAATGTAGAGGGATGGCAAAAGGTTTACGGTTGGGGCGGCAGTCCGCTCTTAGTGGTGGATAGTCATTGGTGGACGGGAATGGAGTGGCAGCCAGCCTTCTTTTCGTTTGCCCACTATGAGACTGGGGGCGGAGCGGGCACCGACCCTAAATACATGACTCCGCTGCGTCGGGTAGACCTTACGGCTTACAACTACGGGAACGCAGTAGCGGTAGCCAAGATTGACCGATTGTTGGGGCGTAATGCGCAGGCAGAGAGGATGGAGCAGTTGGCGGATTCCATTCGTAAGGCTGTCATCGAAAAGATGTGGGATTCGAAAGACCATTGGTTTGTAGACCTACGGGCCTCAGATGATGCGCCTTCGTCGGCTTTGGAAGTGATCGGGCTGTATCCGTTTGCATTTGATCTTCCTCCAGCGGGTAAAGGCTATGAATCGGTTTGGGAAACGGCGTTGAACCCCAATCTCTTTTGGACGCCATGGCCGATCGCCTCTACGGCAAAGAGTTGTCCGGCCTACTCTCAAGATGGCTGGCCGGTTGGGCCTGGAGGAAGTGGGTGCATGTGGAACGGGCCAACATGGCCTCACGCCAATAGTCTAGTGATGCGGGCTATGGCCAATACTTTGCGCCACTATGCCCCTTGTGCACTTACACGCCAGAAGCTTTACGAGCTTTTCTACTCGTTTACAAGGGCGCAGTATAAAAACCAGAACCCTCTCTACCCATGGACGGGCGAGTTCTACAATGGGGAGACGGGGCAATGGAAGACCGATCAGCGGGATTACTTCCATTCCACTTGGCTTGATCCGTTGATTAGCGACCTTATTGGGCTTGTTCCGCGTGCGGATGAGGTTCTTGAAATTGACCCTCTATTGCCGCAGGGAGCGTGGAGTTGGTGGGTATTAGATGGACAGGCCTATAAAGGGCACGATGTTACCATCGCCTACGATGCGGAGGGGGGCCATATTGCAAGAGACTTTCGTGGGTTTGCCGTCTATTTAGACGGCAAGCAGATACTGCATACGGCCCAGCCGGTGCATTGTCTTTACGACATGCAGCGGCACAAGCTGTTATCACCTCCTTAG